A genomic window from Neoarius graeffei isolate fNeoGra1 chromosome 5, fNeoGra1.pri, whole genome shotgun sequence includes:
- the chst2b gene encoding carbohydrate sulfotransferase 2, which yields MRGKQYQQIKPAGPRDTDSEYGRKLRTYQNPVKIIDQPGIVMKVLRRKRIILFVAYFLLLVLTMLNLANYRWSKEPQQCSHQMRSTTYQGRSDIRFLYRPALVKKRQLVYVLTTWRSGSSFFGELFNQNPDVFFLYEPMWHIWQKLYPGDAVSLQGAARDMLSSLYRCDLSVFQLYNSPGGKNITSLGLFGATLNKVICSYPLCSAYRKDMVGMVDDKVCKKCPPQGLRLLEDECLKYNTIVIKGVRILDVNVLAPLMEDPSLELKVIHLVRDPRAVANSRIKSRHGLIRENLQVVRSRDPKLRRLPLADAAHKTNKKDGADYHSIGAMEVICDRTHRTLRTALNPPSWLKGKYLAVRYEDLVENPVKVLRQVYRFVNLSTNHDVESFALNMTNGTNSSSKPFIVSSRNATLAASAWRTLLSIQQIKQVEDYCHQSMAVLGYERVRTATEAKDLSKSLLTASKL from the coding sequence ATGAGAGGCAAACAGTATCAGCAGATCAAACCTGCAGGACCTCGAGACACCGACTCCGAGTATGGAAGGAAACTCAGAACATACCAGAACCCTGTGAAAATAATCGACCAGCCCGGCATCGTCATGAAGGTGCTGCGGAGGAAGCGGATTATTTTATTCGTGGCCTATTTCCTCCTGCTGGTTCTGACCATGCTGAACCTGGCCAACTATAGATGGAGCAAAGAGCCGCAGCAATGCAGCCACCAGATGAGGAGCACTACGTACCAGGGGCGCTCGGACATCCGCTTCCTTTACAGACCCGCTTTGGTGAAGAAAAGACAGCTTGTTTACGTCTTGACCACGTGGCGCTCGGGGTCCAGCTTTTTCGGCGAGTTGTTCAATCAGAACCCTGACGTCTTCTTCCTGTATGAGCCCATGTGGCACATCTGGCAGAAGTTGTACCCAGGTGATGCGGTGTCTCTGCAGGGCGCAGCGAGGGACATGCTGAGCTCGCTGTATCGTTGTGATCTCTCCGTGTTCCAGCTGTACAACAGCCCCGGGGGCAAAAACATTACCTCGCTTGGCTTGTTTGGTGCCACGCTGAACAAAGTGATCTGCTCATACCCGTTGTGTTCGGCTTACAGGAAGGACATGGTGGGCATGGTGGACGACAAGGTGTGTAAGAAATGTCCGCCACAGGGCCTCCGTCTATTGGAGGACGAGTGTCTGAAATACAACACTATTGTTATTAAAGGGGTGCGTATTCTGGATGTCAACGTCCTGGCTCCTCTGATGGAAGACCCTTCGCTGGAGCTAAAGGTCATCCACTTGGTGAGGGACCCCAGAGCTGTGGCCAACTCCAGAATCAAATCCAGGCATGGATTGATCCGAGAGAACCTGCAGGTGGTCAGGAGCCGGGATCCCAAACTCCGCCGGCTACCGCTTGCAGACGCAgctcacaaaacaaacaaaaaggatgGAGCTGACTACCACTCGATCGGGGCCATGGAGGTGATATGTGATAGGACCCACAGGACCTTGAGGACGGCGCTGAATCCTCCCAGCTGGCTGAAAGGAAAGTACCTGGCTGTGCGCTACGAGGACCTGGTGGAAAATCCGGTCAAGGTCCTGCGTCAAGTTTACCGCTTCGTTAACCTCAGCACCAATCATGACGTGGAGTCTTTTGCCCTGAACATGACTAACGGAACAAACTCGTCCTCCAAGCCGTTCATTGTGTCATCCAGGAACGCCACGCTGGCGGCGAGCGCTTGGAGGACTCTCCTGAGCATTCAGCAGATCAAACAAGTGGAGGATTACTGCCACCAGTCCATGGCCGTGCTGGGCTACGAACGTGTACGAACAGCCACGGAGGCGAAAGACTTGAGCAAATCCTTACTGACTGCATCCAAACTGTGA